From Lolium perenne isolate Kyuss_39 chromosome 5, Kyuss_2.0, whole genome shotgun sequence, a single genomic window includes:
- the LOC139831348 gene encoding uncharacterized protein codes for MSCFDWSQRNQTWITKWIDEAESDGIRENRRYHGEILTAYNEWYRASTRTLLTGPPPSSLAHLTWASAYHRDTSIDKFRQIAEDAQNTLQLRNMDSSEGKSMVKRIFNTAIKGLRRLGCSRHDDVVSRAFDMPEAPSNRPSMVRVSQPSATPTVPVPSTSHTSNPRRESSLLERSQSAHISQRHGATQENDHFPSYPSGQRYSYTEGEYSQRFNTQESVDPTWSNMGAGLGHNMPPLRGRDHMQS; via the exons ATGAGTTGTTTCGACTGGAGTCAGCGTAATCAAACATGGATTACGAAATGGATTGATGAAGCAGAGTCCGATGGAATACGCGAAAATAG ACGGTACCACGGTGAGATATTGACAGCGTATAATGAATGGTACCGCGCTAGCACACGGACTCTGCTCACCGGTCCCCCACCATCGAGTCTGGCACACCTCACATGGGCCTCAGCTTACCACCGTGACACTTCG ATTGACAAGTTTAGGCAGATCGCAGAGGATGCCCAGAACACTTTGCAGTTGCGCAACATGGATAGTTCGGAGGGAAAATCCATGGTAAAACGTATTTTTAATACTGCCATTAAAGGGCTTAGGCGTCTTGGTTGCAGCCGTCACGACGATGTTGTCAGCCGAGCATTCGACATGCCGGAGGCACCGTCGAACAGACCGAGTATGGTACGTGTTAGCCAGCCATCAGCCACACCGACCGTACCAGTTCCCTCTACCTCGCATACATCTAATCCACGACGCGAATCATCTCTACTTGAACGATCACAGTCCGCACACATATCTCAACGCCATGGTGCCACACAG GAGAACGATCATTTTCCGTCATATCCATCTGGACAACGATACTCCTACACAGAAGGCGAGTACTCGCAAAGATTCAACACTCAG GAATCTGTTGACCCTACGTGGTCCAACATGGGAGCTGGTTTAGGCCACAATATGCCTCCACTGCGTGGTCGTGACCACATGCAATCGTAA